A part of Rhopalosiphum maidis isolate BTI-1 chromosome 3, ASM367621v3, whole genome shotgun sequence genomic DNA contains:
- the LOC113556290 gene encoding repressor of RNA polymerase III transcription MAF1 homolog isoform X1 has translation MKLLESSQLIELSRALCVDRGDVKVVARIESYSCKMVGDEKHKYKKFYSQSGTQPGDLEALGCSPNSDPRYGRSLSVSGDEEVLLCDTISRKSLFYLIATLNATFAPDYDFTDAKSSEFSRERSLQWVMRDVDNNLSAVIVEPTTATSCVASNQTIMNHLQSNTAPKNYSQLRDKLWEVIDKEIGMSQCDIYSYTPDMRSDPFSEDGCLWSFNYFFYNKKLKRILFFTCRRIISSSYPMDFDGSIGTGSDSMFLSDYYDDGGADSNSRHHRERSPLNNSRRRGGNSNF, from the exons ATGAAACTGTTGGAGAGCTCGCAATTAATCGAACTGTCGAGAGCACTTTGTGTAGACCGAGGAGATGTTAAAGTCGTTGCCAG GATTGAAAGCTATTCATGCAAAATGGTAGGTGATGAAAAACACaagtataaaaagttttactcTCAGAGTGGCACACAGCCAGGCGACCTCGAAGCACTGGGCTGTTCACCAAACAGTGATCCACGATACGGAAGaag tCTTAGTGTATCGGGAGATGAAGAAGTCCTGTTATGTGATACAATATCACGcaaatctttattttacttgattGCTACACTGAACGCAACATTTGCACCTGATTACGATTTCACAGATGCAAAATCGTCAGAATTTAGTAGAGAACGCAGTTTGCag tgggttATGAGAGATgtggataataatttatcagcaGTTATTGTAGAACCTACCACAGCAACATCATGTGTTGCATCTAATCAAACTATTATGAATCACCTACAAAGTAATACAGCTCCCAAAAATTACTCACAGTTACGTGATAAACTCTGGGAAGTAATTGACAAAGAAATTGGCATGTCTCAATGTGACATTTACAG CTATACGCCTGACATGCGATCAGATCCATTTAGCGAAGATGGGTGCCTGTGGTCGTTCAACTATTTcttttacaacaaaaaactaaaaagaattttattttttacttgccGTCGCATTATTAG TTCTTCCTATCCCATGGATTTTGATGGATCAATAGGAACTGGATCAGATTCTATGTTCTTGTCtgattattatgatgatgGAGGTGCTGATAGCAATAGTAGGCATCACAGAGAAAGAAGTCCTTTAAATAATAGTCGTCGTCGAGGTGGAAATAGTAATTTCtaa
- the LOC113556290 gene encoding repressor of RNA polymerase III transcription MAF1 homolog isoform X2 has protein sequence MKLLESSQLIELSRALCVDRGDVKVVARIESYSCKMVGDEKHKYKKFYSQSGTQPGDLEALGCSPNSDPRYGRSLSVSGDEEVLLCDTISRKSLFYLIATLNATFAPDYDFTDAKSSEFSRERSLQWVMRDVDNNLSAVIVEPTTATSCVASNQTIMNHLQSNTAPKNYSQLRDKLWEVIDKEIGMSQCDIYSSSYPMDFDGSIGTGSDSMFLSDYYDDGGADSNSRHHRERSPLNNSRRRGGNSNF, from the exons ATGAAACTGTTGGAGAGCTCGCAATTAATCGAACTGTCGAGAGCACTTTGTGTAGACCGAGGAGATGTTAAAGTCGTTGCCAG GATTGAAAGCTATTCATGCAAAATGGTAGGTGATGAAAAACACaagtataaaaagttttactcTCAGAGTGGCACACAGCCAGGCGACCTCGAAGCACTGGGCTGTTCACCAAACAGTGATCCACGATACGGAAGaag tCTTAGTGTATCGGGAGATGAAGAAGTCCTGTTATGTGATACAATATCACGcaaatctttattttacttgattGCTACACTGAACGCAACATTTGCACCTGATTACGATTTCACAGATGCAAAATCGTCAGAATTTAGTAGAGAACGCAGTTTGCag tgggttATGAGAGATgtggataataatttatcagcaGTTATTGTAGAACCTACCACAGCAACATCATGTGTTGCATCTAATCAAACTATTATGAATCACCTACAAAGTAATACAGCTCCCAAAAATTACTCACAGTTACGTGATAAACTCTGGGAAGTAATTGACAAAGAAATTGGCATGTCTCAATGTGACATTTACAG TTCTTCCTATCCCATGGATTTTGATGGATCAATAGGAACTGGATCAGATTCTATGTTCTTGTCtgattattatgatgatgGAGGTGCTGATAGCAATAGTAGGCATCACAGAGAAAGAAGTCCTTTAAATAATAGTCGTCGTCGAGGTGGAAATAGTAATTTCtaa